agtcatgagtcttttttttaattttagtttaaaacagTCTGGAGCCATCCGTCTGGATGCTTTTGAGTTGCTTTGAACTAACGTGATGAGTGAACGTTACTTCTTAAACATGTGACAGCTTGGCTAAAGCTCTTCATCTCAAAAGCTATCACTACTTAAATGCGTCGATTTATTTAAACTGTGGAATATCAAACGTAAATCACCAGGGCTTTCTCAACTCGTTTTTGGACTATTACCAAATAATCCTGATACCAAAACTCAGGAAAGACAccaacaaaggagaaaaataaacaatggaCGCCAAACAAGTTTTGGCGCAAAAGCGCTAAATAAAACGTAAACAAATAGAATCCAACAGCTACCTGAGTGACTTGGGAGTTAACAGAGTTTCAGAGACGTCTGCAAATGAAAAtaggatactttaaaaaaaaaaatagtatagaGCTAATTATTAGGGTCTAAGCTTTAGACCAACGGATAGAGGGgggaaaagagataaaagaaatcCATACTAACTTAGCTTCAAGCTGAatcagcaaaggaaaagaaaacggATGCTCTACATTCCTTCGCTGGACCCTGAAGATCAAGACCACGTTCTACTTTTAGAATCAAGCAACCAGAGACTCAACCAAAACCTTTCTTTTACTCCCAGCTGCTTGAGACCCTGAGAAGGCCTTCCTTTGCCTAGGATCCATTACCAAGCATTTGTAAAAcaagagttcaatccccagtgcgaGCACATATTCATAGCCGGCTGATTTTCCACGGGGCAGCAAGAACACTTACTAGGTAAAGAACGTCTCTTCCATGAGTAGTGCTGGGGAAATGAATACTCTTCCATGCCGGACAAACTAGAACTCTATCTCTTACAGTATACAAAGGTCAAtttaaatggatcaaagacttaaATGTAAGCCATGAAActatgggaagaaggaaggagacagggccCTGGAAAGGTACTTGGTAGTTTATTCCAGAGGCcctcggttcaattcccagcacccatgtgccTGTGCTAATggctatctgtaactccacttctaaGGGACATGaggccctcttctagcctctgtgggcactgcagatGTAGTACAGCAGTACACATACAggcatacgcataaaataaatataagtaaatttaaagaaaaatttcagaatacacacacacacacacacacacacacacacacacacacacacatatatatattctttactCCCAGCTACTTGAGACTCTGATATATATACAATAAGACTCCAAAAGCATGGAAAGCAAACATAAAACTAGGCACACAGGATTATATTAAATCTAaaactggcattttaaaaaaagcatgtCCGGCCAGTCACTGAGGACTCACTCGAACCCCCTCGCTTCCCACCGCTCTGTCgttcccccccacccacccgccTTCTCCCTTGGCCGCCTTCTGCAGGTCGTTTCCACTGAGGAAAAGGGATTGGAATCTTTTCATATGCCCACTATCCAGAACCTCCACTCTTTTGACCCTTTCCTGATGCAAGCAAAGGTGATgaccctgcttcctgctgccactGAGGATTATTTCCCTATTAGAATTCAACAGACAAACAGCAGGAAGACCCTTACTACTGTCCAAGGCATCGCTGATGattacaataaaaagaaactagtGATGGCGGTTAAGAAgaactttgggggtggggggctggagagatggctcagaggtttctccagaggtcctgagttcaattcccagcaaccacatggtggctcacaaccatctataatgtgaactgatttcatgcaggcagagcactgtatacatagtaataaataaatcttaaaaaaaaaaaaaaacaactttgccTGCGATGGTGCTGTAATTGAACATCCAGGATACAGAGAAGTAATTCAGCTACAGGAGGACCAGCGCGAGAACATAGGCTCGTTCCTGATAGAGACTGGACTGGCTAAGGACGACCAGCTGAAGGTTCATGGGTTTTAAGTGCTTGTGGCTCTGAAGCTTAAGTGAGGATTTCCTTGCGATGAGTAAAAGTTCCCTTCTGTCCCTTGTCACAAGTTTAAAAGCCTCATGGCTTGTATAACGTAACTATTTGGGGTCCACTTTTTAACTTGGACTAGTGTAACTCTTTCATGAAATAAACTAAAAGGAGCcatggcaaaataaataaataaataaataaataaataaataaaagcatgttcATGCAAAGGAAACAACTAAAGACGGGAGGACCTATTTGCATCCTATGCATCTGGCAAGGGATTCATTTATACAACATAAGAATTTCAACCtatcgcacacacacaccccaaaaaatcAATACAGTTAAAAAATGGTGaagtagagccgggcgtggtggcgcacgcctttaatcccagcactcgggaggcagaggcaggcggatcactgtgagttcgaggccagcctggtctacaaagtgagtccaggacagccaaggctacacagagaaatcctgtctcgaaaaacaaacaaaacaaaacaaaaaatggtcaAGGAGCCTGGAAAGCAGTTCAGTCAATGACAGTCAGTCTGCCTTAGATGTGTGAAAGGTGATGGATCCAAACCCCAGCACCACTGTAGGTAGGTAAACGAGTAAACaaataggtgtgtatgtgtgcatgtgtatgtgtattcaacTTTTTTAATGTTCAAGAACACTAACCAAAGAAATGCAGTGAAGGGGCtgaagaggtagctcagtggttaacaacacttgttgctcctccagaggactcagctttgcttcccagcacctacatgctgGCTTACAAGAGTCCCAAACTTCAGTTTCAGTGGCTCTGGCATCCTATTAtggtctctgcaggcacacaaatcactcatacacataaaatgtttaaaaataaataaaagggtgtgtgtctgtgtgtgtgtgtatcactttGACTCCATTACAACAACTTGTCACCAAGCAGACAGAAGCATGctgtgaggatgtgaagagaggAGCTTCTCATGTTCTTAAGAAAGTGtaaatttttgttgctgttttgggaaATAGGAGCTCACTCAAAATCTTGAGGCGGAACTACCACCTGAGCTGGAGCTAGTAGCACAAGCCTATGATCAAACTACTCTGGGAGCCTAGGGTAGTAAGATTGgaggttcagggccagcctgggctacagaataagtTCAAGTCTGACGGAAGCAATTTAGCACAGTGCTGTCCCATAACAAAAGTGAGAAAGAGTTTGGgactatggctcagtggtagagcacttgatCCAATCTCCAATACTACAGAAAGAAGaacggggaggtgggggggggtgactATCTTAAGATCCAGTTAGTCCATACTGAGTATATACCTCAAGGAACTGAAATCGCAATTTCAGTGAAACATCTGcactagcattttttttttttttttgcaacatgctataaaagaataaaatgacatCATTTGAAGAAACATGGATGCATCTGGGGGACACTACATTAAGGAAAGCCAATCAAGCAGAGAAGGATAGATACCACATGTTTTTTGCATGTAGAATTTAAAGAGTTCATCTCAAAGCAGAAAATATAggagatatatatacatatatcagtGTGTGCCTAACCTGTCCAAGGCTTTGGATCCAATGCCCAGCAGAAGAGAGGGAAAacgagaagaaaagaggaggaaggggaggaggacagaaaggagagatCACCACAGCAGGGGAAGAGTTGGAAGAGGGGAGGACTGGGAACAGGATGTTAATGGGCCAAGAACAGTTGGAAGAAGGCGTACTGATTTCTGATAtgggttgttttggttggttggttggttggttggttggttgatgttttggtttttggtttttcaagacagggtttctctgtgcagccttggctaccctagaactcactctgtagaccaggctggcctcgaacctctagagatctgccttctagtgctgggattaaaggtgcgtgtcaccactgcccggcaattTCTGATGTTTTGTAACAGAGattcttctagttttttttttaaggagctaataatctttatttagaaaataaggcatactacagaataaaagaaaatattcattaaacaatatttttgtttcatatgtGTCCAAAGCATATGAGGATTTGCCAAAATTTAATAATACACCAAATAAGCCAAatttaaaaccaacaaaagatTAGGACAACATATTTGAGCAGACACTTTACTGAAGAAGGCATGAGATaaatgactagaaaaaaaaattatgggaaATTCTTGATACTCTTATTCACTGAGGAAAGGCCATCAAAGCCAGAgtttcacacacaacacacctgCTAAAATg
The Acomys russatus chromosome 10, mAcoRus1.1, whole genome shotgun sequence genome window above contains:
- the LOC127194294 gene encoding eukaryotic translation initiation factor 1-like; amino-acid sequence: MPTIQNLHSFDPFLMQAKVMTLLPAATEDYFPIRIQQTNSRKTLTTVQGIADDYNKKKLVMAVKKNFACDGAVIEHPGYREVIQLQEDQRENIGSFLIETGLAKDDQLKVHGF